The DNA region GAGAGGAGGTGGTCACCGCGCCTTGCGCACGCGCGATCCTGGCTGTGTACTTTGCGTGCGCGAGTTGAGTCCAGAAGGAGAGCGTATCAGGCTAACATAAAGTTTCAATCACAGGTCGCGGAAAGTACTCGGAGGTCTTCGAGGGCATCAATGTCGTCAACTACCAGAAGTGCGTCATCAAGGTCTTGAAGCctgtgaagaagaagaagatcaagcGTGAGATCAAGATCCTGCAGAACCTGGCGGGAGGTCCCAACGTTATTGCACTGTTGGATGTGGTCAGGGATTCGCAAGTGAGTTTGTGGGATATCGCTCTATGTGCAATGCCACAGGTTGGGATGGGTCGTGGGCTAATGACGTGGTTCAACAGAGTAAGACGCCGTCCCTCATCTTCGAGCATGTCAACAACACCGACTTCCGAAGCCTCTATCCCAAGTTCAACGATCTCGATGTTCGATTCTACATCAACGAGCTGCTGAAAGCCCTCGACTTTTGTCACAGCAAGGGTATCATGCACCGCGACGTCAAGCCTCACAACGTTATGATCGATCATGAGAACAGAAAGGTAGGCTCCCTCGCTCACACGAGCGAGTCAACTGTGATCTAACAACGGCGTAGTTGCGGCTCATTGATTGGGGTTTAGCCGAGTTCTACCACCAGGGCACCGAATACAACGTCCGTGTGGCTTCCAGATATTTTAAGGGCCCCGAGTTGTTGGTCGATTTCCAGGAGTACGACTACAGTCTCGACATGTGGAGCCTGGGCGCTATGTTTGCCTCCATGATCTTCCGCAAGGAGCCATTCTTCCACGGCAACTCGAACTCGGACCAACTCGTTAAGATCGCCAAGGTCCTCGGTACGGACGACCTCTTTGACTACCTTGACAAGTACGAGATCGAGCTTGATGCTCAGTACGACGACATCCTGGGCCGCTTCCAGAAGAAGCCCTGGCACTCCTTCGTGACCGCCGAAAACCAGCGTTTTGTCAGC from Colletotrichum higginsianum IMI 349063 chromosome 4, whole genome shotgun sequence includes:
- a CDS encoding Casein kinase II subunit alpha, producing MARVYADVNQNMPRSYWDYDSVNISWGVLENYEVVRKIGRGKYSEVFEGINVVNYQKCVIKVLKPVKKKKIKREIKILQNLAGGPNVIALLDVVRDSQSKTPSLIFEHVNNTDFRSLYPKFNDLDVRFYINELLKALDFCHSKGIMHRDVKPHNVMIDHENRKLRLIDWGLAEFYHQGTEYNVRVASRYFKGPELLVDFQEYDYSLDMWSLGAMFASMIFRKEPFFHGNSNSDQLVKIAKVLGTDDLFDYLDKYEIELDAQYDDILGRFQKKPWHSFVTAENQRFVSNEAIDFLDKLLRYDHQERLTAKEAQAHPYFNPVRDPEVFKQHLASQTASGVSSN